Proteins encoded in a region of the Methanofollis sp. genome:
- a CDS encoding transcription initiation factor IIB, producing MAEIEKLKALQSEREALKKRVRTTVRETEKKREETTENVCPECGSRQLVHDYERAELVCKNCGLVLDEEFIDRGPEWRAFDHDQRVKRSRVGAPMTFTIHDKGLSTMIDWRNRDSYGRAISSKNRAQLYRLRKWQRRIRVSNATERNLAFALSELDRMASALGLPRNVRETAAVIYRDAVDKNLIRGRSIEGVAAAALYAACRQCSVPRTLDEIAEVSRVSRKEIGRTYRFISRELGLKLLPTSPIDYVPRFCSGLTLKGEVQSRAVEILRQAGERELTSGRGPTGVAAAAIYISSILSGERRTQREVAEVAGVTEVTIRNRYKELAEKLDIEIIL from the coding sequence ATGGCAGAAATCGAGAAGTTAAAGGCGCTTCAGAGCGAACGTGAGGCTCTGAAGAAGCGGGTACGGACGACGGTGCGGGAGACGGAGAAGAAACGGGAGGAAACGACCGAAAATGTCTGTCCCGAGTGCGGCAGCCGGCAGCTCGTCCACGACTACGAGCGTGCCGAACTTGTCTGCAAGAACTGCGGCCTCGTCCTCGACGAGGAGTTCATCGACCGCGGCCCGGAGTGGCGTGCCTTCGACCACGACCAGCGGGTGAAGCGGTCCCGTGTCGGTGCGCCGATGACCTTCACGATCCACGACAAGGGTCTCTCGACGATGATCGACTGGCGGAACCGTGACTCGTATGGCCGTGCGATCTCCTCGAAGAACCGGGCGCAGCTGTACCGCCTGCGGAAGTGGCAGCGGCGGATCAGGGTCTCGAACGCCACCGAGCGCAACCTCGCCTTCGCGCTCTCCGAACTGGACCGGATGGCCTCGGCCCTCGGTCTGCCAAGGAACGTGCGGGAGACTGCTGCGGTTATCTACCGCGACGCCGTGGACAAGAACCTGATCAGGGGCAGGTCCATTGAGGGCGTGGCCGCGGCCGCACTCTATGCGGCATGTCGCCAGTGCTCGGTGCCGCGTACCCTCGACGAGATCGCCGAGGTGTCCCGTGTATCGAGAAAGGAGATCGGGCGCACCTACCGGTTCATCTCCCGCGAACTCGGTCTCAAGCTCCTGCCGACCTCGCCGATCGACTACGTACCCCGCTTCTGCTCCGGCCTCACCCTCAAGGGCGAGGTGCAGAGCCGGGCCGTGGAGATCCTGCGGCAGGCGGGCGAGCGCGAACTGACGAGCGGCAGGGGGCCGACCGGGGTCGCAGCCGCCGCCATCTACATCTCCTCGATCCTCTCGGGGGAGAGGCGGACCCAGCGCGAGGTCGCCGAGGTGGCGGGCGTCACCGAGGTGACGATCCGGAACCGGTACAAGGAACTCGCCGAGAAACTCGACATCGAGATCATTCTCTGA
- a CDS encoding histidinol phosphate phosphatase domain-containing protein: MSGGLYDLHTHTTMTDGDLLPIELVRRLAVLGYEVVAIADHVDCSNIDQVITTTSCLKKSARRFGVHLLCGVEITHVPPEEIHELAAYAKEKGAEVVVVHGESPVEPVAPGTNHAACSSRDVDILGHPGFITPEDARLAAKNGVALEITSRNGHNRTNGYVAVTAREAGCMIVVDSDAHAPSDLLTREAKMAVARGAGLTEDECARSLSINIVSDLLGI; encoded by the coding sequence GTGAGCGGCGGCCTCTACGATCTGCACACCCACACCACGATGACGGACGGCGACCTTCTCCCCATCGAACTTGTCCGCCGCCTTGCTGTCCTCGGGTACGAGGTCGTCGCCATCGCCGACCATGTCGACTGCTCGAATATCGACCAGGTGATCACGACGACGTCGTGCCTCAAGAAGAGTGCAAGGCGCTTCGGCGTCCACCTCCTATGCGGCGTCGAGATCACCCATGTGCCGCCCGAGGAGATCCACGAACTCGCGGCGTACGCCAAAGAGAAGGGTGCCGAGGTCGTCGTCGTCCACGGGGAGTCACCGGTCGAACCGGTCGCTCCGGGCACAAACCATGCAGCCTGTTCTTCGAGGGACGTCGATATCCTCGGCCACCCGGGCTTCATCACACCGGAGGACGCACGTCTTGCGGCGAAAAACGGTGTCGCCCTTGAGATCACCTCAAGGAACGGGCACAACAGGACAAACGGATATGTGGCGGTGACCGCACGGGAGGCGGGCTGCATGATAGTGGTGGACTCGGACGCCCATGCGCCTTCAGACCTTCTCACCAGGGAGGCGAAGATGGCGGTTGCACGCGGTGCGGGGCTAACAGAGGACGAGTGCGCGAGATCGCTCTCTATAAATATTGTTTCGGATTTACTCGGGATTTAA
- a CDS encoding signal recognition particle subunit SRP19/SEC65 family protein codes for MESVCILYPCYFSAGLKRSEGRRVPVGRAVKNPTVDDIGAALKRCGYTYRAEEKHHPAHWFKREGRVVVECTESKGTLIKKVAGTIEVRQ; via the coding sequence ATGGAAAGTGTCTGTATCCTTTATCCGTGCTATTTTTCTGCCGGTCTGAAGCGGTCCGAGGGGAGGCGTGTCCCTGTCGGTCGCGCCGTCAAAAATCCGACAGTCGACGATATCGGGGCGGCCCTGAAGAGATGCGGTTATACGTACCGGGCCGAGGAAAAACACCACCCGGCCCACTGGTTCAAGCGTGAAGGGCGGGTGGTCGTCGAGTGCACGGAGTCGAAGGGAACCCTCATCAAGAAGGTGGCAGGGACGATCGAGGTGAGGCAGTGA